Proteins co-encoded in one Rhodococcus sp. PAMC28707 genomic window:
- a CDS encoding alpha/beta hydrolase: MEYKQVSTGGGTRTVRIAGPESRHVVLLLPGLGDRPDVFDGVSERLHNSDLKTVAVEDLRGLDGDAMVGILDELSLPWVHLVGNREGAELAWTLAARTFGRFASLVACDRGHPAVADQDGVILASDCSPVELPTTIVIGSSLKRASADGSGRLVYSDFRVVQLDGVGNIPSDATAELATEIALRTNPW, translated from the coding sequence ATGGAGTACAAGCAGGTATCGACGGGCGGCGGAACTCGCACGGTGCGTATCGCCGGACCGGAATCCAGGCATGTCGTGCTGTTGCTTCCTGGTCTGGGTGATCGCCCCGACGTATTCGACGGAGTATCCGAGCGGTTGCACAATTCCGACCTGAAAACCGTTGCAGTGGAGGATTTGCGAGGACTCGACGGCGATGCCATGGTGGGAATCCTCGACGAACTGTCGTTGCCCTGGGTGCACCTCGTCGGGAATCGAGAGGGCGCTGAGCTGGCATGGACACTGGCGGCTCGAACGTTCGGCCGATTCGCGAGCCTTGTCGCATGCGACCGCGGTCATCCGGCCGTCGCAGATCAGGATGGGGTCATCCTCGCTTCCGACTGCTCGCCCGTGGAACTGCCGACCACGATCGTGATCGGCAGTTCGCTGAAACGAGCGAGTGCGGACGGCAGCGGGCGGTTGGTCTATTCGGACTTCCGGGTCGTTCAGCTCGACGGCGTGGGCAACATTCCGAGCGATGCAACAGCCGAACTTGCTACCGAAATCGCGCTCCGCACCAACCCTTGGTGA
- a CDS encoding GntR family transcriptional regulator produces MMDDGRPLFIQIAEMVENSIIDGTLVEETQAPSTNELAAFHRINPATAGKGLAKLVADGILYKKRGIGMFVTNGARDALRFRRRDDFARQFVEPLVTEANKLGIDLDELKIMLDKWEEAT; encoded by the coding sequence TTGATGGACGATGGCCGACCCCTCTTCATCCAGATTGCCGAGATGGTCGAGAACTCGATAATCGACGGGACTCTCGTCGAGGAAACCCAGGCGCCCTCGACGAACGAGTTGGCGGCATTCCATCGCATCAATCCAGCGACAGCGGGCAAAGGCCTGGCAAAACTCGTTGCCGACGGCATCCTCTACAAGAAGAGAGGCATCGGCATGTTCGTCACGAACGGCGCACGGGATGCGCTTCGATTTCGACGACGAGACGACTTCGCACGACAGTTCGTCGAACCACTCGTCACCGAAGCGAACAAGCTCGGCATAGACCTCGACGAGTTGAAAATCATGCTCGACAAATGGGAGGAAGCAACATGA
- a CDS encoding ABC transporter ATP-binding protein — protein sequence MGGSNMMDRHDLSVVDDTPVIASARNLTKRFGDFTAVDGVSFDIRENKIYGLLGRNGAGKTTVMQMLTAQSRQSSGDIEIFGSRPYENASALAKVCFVKESQKYPDDFKVRHVIDCAARLLPHWDRQFADELMSDFDLPAGRKVKKLSRGMLSTLGVVIGLASRAPLTFFDEPYLGLDAVARHMFYDRLLADYSQNPRTVILSTHLIDEVSDLLEHVLLIDKGAIVIDADAEDLRQSAFTLSGAADAVDRFLGDRRVLHRESLGTFARVSIERQLSFEDRSRAASLRIEVEPLSLQQLIIRNTTAPGSDSMKSSDPTDKESAS from the coding sequence ATGGGAGGAAGCAACATGATGGACCGTCATGATCTCAGCGTGGTCGACGACACCCCCGTCATCGCCTCGGCGCGAAATCTGACAAAACGATTCGGCGACTTCACCGCGGTCGACGGCGTCAGCTTCGACATCCGGGAAAACAAGATCTACGGACTTCTCGGACGAAACGGGGCAGGCAAGACGACCGTGATGCAGATGCTCACAGCGCAAAGCCGCCAATCATCCGGCGACATCGAAATATTCGGCAGTCGCCCGTACGAGAATGCATCCGCACTTGCGAAAGTCTGCTTCGTCAAGGAAAGCCAGAAGTACCCGGACGACTTCAAGGTTCGTCATGTTATCGACTGTGCGGCAAGGCTTCTCCCACATTGGGATCGACAGTTTGCAGACGAGTTGATGAGCGACTTCGATCTACCTGCCGGCCGTAAGGTCAAGAAGCTCTCACGTGGCATGCTTTCCACGCTCGGGGTCGTAATCGGATTGGCGTCACGAGCACCGCTGACCTTTTTCGACGAGCCGTATCTCGGACTCGATGCCGTTGCCCGCCACATGTTCTACGACCGACTTCTCGCCGACTACTCTCAGAACCCTAGAACGGTCATCCTGTCCACCCACCTTATCGACGAGGTCAGCGATCTTCTCGAACACGTGCTCTTGATCGACAAGGGCGCAATCGTGATCGACGCTGACGCGGAGGACCTACGCCAAAGCGCTTTCACTCTCTCCGGAGCCGCCGATGCAGTGGACCGATTTCTCGGCGACCGCCGTGTATTGCATCGAGAATCGCTCGGAACCTTCGCACGAGTGAGCATCGAGCGCCAACTGTCCTTCGAGGATCGCTCACGAGCAGCATCACTCAGGATCGAAGTCGAGCCGTTGTCTTTGCAGCAGTTGATCATCCGCAACACCACCGCACCCGGCAGCGATTCGATGAAGTCATCGGATCCGACCGACAAGGAGTCGGCATCGTGA
- a CDS encoding ABC transporter permease, translating to MKRTLNVARMHAIAWPLIIGWPLVVLAISFVISYTIFALVPTTDNEYNFTGSVFSMYGFAIGFYIQAVTQTFPFALGISVTRREFFNASALVALVQSAVLATLVYVLSIIEASTGGFGVKLRMFGIFRYATDDPALQWLGIFTTVLLVAAIGLVVGVVYQRYRVTGIFGLGLASIVLLGGGAIVVTWQRWWPEVGDFFVDTPRILLLVVIPLVLTAIFGLAGWAGLRRATA from the coding sequence GTGAAACGAACCCTGAACGTCGCTCGAATGCACGCCATCGCATGGCCGTTGATCATCGGCTGGCCACTGGTAGTGCTCGCCATTTCGTTCGTCATCAGCTATACGATTTTCGCCCTCGTGCCCACGACCGACAACGAATACAACTTCACCGGATCCGTCTTCTCGATGTACGGGTTCGCCATCGGGTTCTACATCCAAGCCGTTACCCAGACGTTTCCTTTTGCGCTAGGAATAAGTGTCACTCGCCGAGAATTCTTCAACGCCAGCGCACTGGTAGCCCTCGTCCAATCAGCAGTTCTGGCAACGCTGGTGTACGTTCTCTCGATCATCGAAGCGTCGACAGGAGGCTTCGGAGTCAAACTCCGAATGTTCGGAATCTTCCGCTATGCGACGGACGATCCGGCTCTGCAATGGCTCGGCATCTTCACCACTGTGTTGCTCGTCGCTGCAATCGGGCTTGTGGTCGGTGTCGTCTACCAGCGATATCGTGTCACCGGAATCTTCGGGCTCGGCCTGGCCTCGATCGTTCTCCTCGGAGGAGGCGCAATTGTGGTCACCTGGCAGCGGTGGTGGCCCGAGGTCGGCGACTTCTTCGTCGACACGCCCCGAATTCTGCTCCTGGTCGTCATTCCACTGGTACTGACCGCAATCTTCGGGCTTGCAGGGTGGGCCGGACTCCGGCGAGCGACCGCATAG
- a CDS encoding cobyric acid synthase — translation MSGAGRGGALLVAGTTSDAGKSVLVAGLCRLLARRGMSVAPFKAQNMSNNSVVTLDGGEIGRAQAFQARACGLEPSVRFNPVLLKPGSDRTSQLVVRGRAVANVSASSYVEHRQSLRAVVATELDSLRRDFDFVICEGAGSPAEINLRETDLANMGLATAARLPVIVVGDIDRGGVLAHLYGTVAILDEADQALIAGFVINKFRGDPSLLAPGLVQLETLTGRPTYGVVPYADDLWMDAEDSLGVVADAPVGRPRPPRGSQWLRVAAVRLPRISNTTDVEALACEPGVSVNWVTEPSRLTDADLVIVPGSKATLSDLQWLRKTGLAEAIRDRVEAGRPVLGICGGYQMLGRTITDGIESVDVRASGLGLLDLDIEFEREKVLAGVDGESPFFGVGDVTGYEIHHGRVVHSGDAPLFRYRDGRAEGSVREAVMGTHWHGVLESDCFRREFLRWAAARAGRNDFVVAADTSVAGLREEQLDLLADLVENNVDVDAVLAVIERGVDAN, via the coding sequence GTGAGTGGGGCGGGCCGCGGCGGCGCGTTGTTGGTGGCTGGGACGACGTCGGATGCGGGTAAGAGTGTTCTGGTGGCCGGTCTGTGTCGTTTGTTGGCACGCAGAGGTATGTCGGTTGCACCGTTCAAGGCCCAGAACATGTCGAACAATTCGGTGGTGACGCTGGACGGTGGAGAGATCGGGCGGGCGCAGGCGTTTCAGGCGCGTGCCTGTGGTCTGGAGCCGAGTGTGCGGTTCAATCCGGTGTTGCTGAAGCCGGGGAGCGATCGGACTTCGCAGTTGGTGGTTCGGGGTCGAGCTGTCGCGAATGTGTCGGCGTCGAGTTATGTCGAGCATCGTCAGTCGCTTCGTGCTGTCGTTGCTACCGAGTTGGATTCGCTTCGCAGGGATTTCGATTTCGTGATCTGTGAGGGCGCTGGATCACCGGCGGAAATCAATCTGCGTGAGACGGATCTCGCGAATATGGGGTTGGCGACGGCCGCGAGGCTTCCGGTCATCGTGGTGGGGGATATCGACCGTGGGGGAGTGTTGGCCCATCTTTACGGCACGGTGGCGATACTCGACGAGGCCGATCAGGCGTTGATCGCAGGCTTCGTGATCAACAAGTTTCGCGGAGATCCGTCGTTGCTGGCTCCTGGACTCGTCCAGCTCGAGACTTTGACGGGTCGGCCAACTTATGGGGTAGTTCCGTATGCCGACGATCTATGGATGGATGCCGAGGACTCGCTCGGTGTCGTCGCGGACGCTCCAGTCGGTCGGCCACGTCCGCCGAGGGGGTCGCAGTGGTTGCGTGTCGCTGCGGTGCGGTTGCCTCGAATCTCCAACACGACCGATGTCGAGGCCCTCGCGTGTGAGCCGGGGGTTTCGGTCAATTGGGTGACCGAGCCGTCCCGATTGACCGACGCCGATCTGGTCATCGTTCCCGGCAGCAAAGCGACACTGTCGGATTTGCAGTGGTTGCGGAAAACTGGTCTGGCCGAGGCCATTCGCGACCGGGTGGAGGCCGGACGCCCGGTTCTCGGAATTTGCGGCGGGTACCAGATGCTCGGTCGAACGATCACGGATGGAATCGAATCAGTGGATGTTCGGGCTTCGGGGCTTGGATTGCTCGATCTCGATATCGAGTTCGAGCGCGAGAAGGTTCTTGCGGGCGTGGACGGGGAATCACCGTTTTTCGGCGTCGGTGATGTCACGGGTTACGAAATTCATCACGGACGCGTCGTGCACAGCGGCGATGCGCCCTTGTTTCGATATCGTGACGGCCGAGCGGAGGGGAGTGTGCGGGAGGCAGTCATGGGTACGCATTGGCACGGTGTGCTCGAATCCGATTGTTTCCGTAGAGAATTCCTCCGATGGGCGGCCGCTCGTGCTGGACGCAATGATTTTGTCGTAGCAGCGGACACTTCGGTGGCTGGGTTGCGTGAGGAGCAACTCGACCTGTTGGCGGACCTGGTCGAGAACAACGTCGACGTCGACGCCGTGCTGGCAGTGATCGAACGCGGCGTCGACGCGAACTAG
- the map gene encoding type I methionyl aminopeptidase: MSVTAESKPRQPLVPGVVSPTLPVPNSIERPEYAWKPTANEGNEPWVQTPEVIEKMRVASKIAARALQEAGKAVAPGVTTDELDRIAHEYMIDHGAYPSTLGYKGFPKSCCTSLNEVICHGIPDSTVIQDGDIVNIDVTAYIDGVHGDTNATFLAGNVSEEARLLVERTHEATMRAIKAVKPGRALNVIGRVIESYAHRFGYGVVEDFTGHGIGTTFHSGLVVLHYDQPSVETIIEPGMTFTIEPMINLGGINAEMWDDGWTVVTHDRKWTAQFEHTLVVTETGSEILTLP; this comes from the coding sequence ATGTCTGTGACAGCCGAGAGCAAGCCCCGTCAGCCACTCGTGCCAGGCGTCGTGTCGCCCACACTGCCCGTGCCGAATTCGATCGAACGCCCCGAGTACGCCTGGAAGCCGACCGCGAACGAGGGAAACGAACCTTGGGTTCAGACACCCGAGGTCATCGAAAAGATGCGTGTTGCCAGCAAAATTGCTGCGCGAGCACTGCAGGAAGCGGGCAAGGCGGTAGCGCCCGGTGTCACGACCGACGAACTCGACCGGATCGCTCACGAGTACATGATCGACCACGGTGCCTACCCGTCGACGTTGGGTTACAAGGGTTTTCCCAAGTCGTGCTGCACCTCTCTCAACGAAGTCATCTGCCACGGCATCCCGGACTCGACGGTGATTCAGGATGGCGACATCGTGAACATCGACGTCACGGCATATATCGACGGAGTGCACGGCGATACCAACGCGACCTTCCTCGCCGGCAATGTGTCGGAGGAGGCACGCCTGCTGGTGGAGCGCACTCATGAGGCGACGATGCGGGCCATCAAAGCAGTCAAGCCGGGTCGGGCGCTCAATGTGATCGGCCGAGTCATCGAGTCGTACGCGCACCGCTTCGGATACGGCGTCGTGGAGGACTTCACCGGTCACGGCATCGGCACCACGTTCCACAGCGGCCTCGTCGTTCTGCACTACGACCAGCCGTCGGTCGAGACGATCATCGAGCCCGGGATGACCTTCACCATCGAACCGATGATCAATCTCGGTGGGATCAACGCCGAAATGTGGGACGACGGCTGGACGGTGGTCACCCACGACCGGAAGTGGACTGCGCAGTTCGAGCACACCCTGGTGGTCACCGAGACCGGTAGTGAGATCCTCACGCTGCCGTGA
- a CDS encoding LuxR C-terminal-related transcriptional regulator, whose amino-acid sequence MSAKEVTMPTTDVLRPRDGDALRAELRQIVATSGVPVVFGGEVSAGNTLYLSEFHGTRTKGLDGLLIPSRSGLGGRVLDQQQPAAVSDYGSSQYITHDYDRPVLGEGLRSILAVPVVVAGASRAVMYAAVRERGPIGDRIAEMMVKASRRLSHEIAIRDEVDMRLRLLDSSAGAQAGFTGHSAATAELRDIYAELRTLASTTSDASTRAELRTLSDRMSASLRSEDRQPDTEVRLSVREIDVLAQIALGCTNAEAAQRLSLGQETVKSYLRTAMNKTGAKTRHEAVVTARRRGLLP is encoded by the coding sequence ATGTCTGCGAAAGAGGTGACCATGCCGACCACCGACGTCCTGCGCCCGCGAGACGGTGATGCGCTTCGCGCAGAACTGCGACAGATCGTGGCTACATCCGGAGTGCCGGTGGTATTCGGTGGTGAAGTGTCCGCCGGCAACACCTTGTACCTGAGCGAATTCCACGGCACCCGCACCAAGGGACTGGACGGACTGCTGATCCCGAGTAGATCCGGCCTCGGCGGCCGCGTCCTCGACCAGCAGCAACCTGCGGCTGTCAGCGACTACGGAAGCTCTCAATACATCACGCACGACTACGACCGACCCGTTCTCGGCGAGGGTCTGCGCTCGATCCTCGCTGTTCCCGTCGTCGTCGCCGGCGCCTCACGCGCGGTGATGTACGCGGCTGTCCGCGAGCGCGGCCCCATCGGCGACCGAATTGCCGAGATGATGGTCAAGGCATCTCGACGGCTGAGTCACGAGATCGCCATTCGAGACGAGGTGGACATGCGCCTCAGATTGCTCGATTCCAGCGCCGGCGCGCAAGCCGGTTTCACCGGACACTCGGCGGCCACCGCGGAATTGCGCGACATCTATGCGGAACTGAGGACGCTCGCGAGTACGACGTCCGATGCCTCCACACGGGCCGAGCTGAGAACGCTGTCGGACCGAATGTCAGCGTCTCTTCGATCGGAGGACCGGCAGCCCGACACCGAGGTCCGACTCTCGGTTCGCGAGATCGACGTCCTGGCCCAGATCGCTCTCGGATGCACCAATGCCGAAGCAGCGCAACGCTTGTCACTCGGTCAGGAAACAGTCAAATCGTACCTGCGTACCGCCATGAACAAGACCGGCGCCAAGACGAGACACGAAGCAGTGGTCACCGCGCGGCGTCGCGGGCTACTGCCCTAG
- a CDS encoding penicillin-binding transpeptidase domain-containing protein has protein sequence MRFSDMRCVRRPAVAALVCVFVVGTAVACTPAPDGPEPAAQEFLSAFASNDIEAASAKTDIPESAAAALADTWQNLQAESMEARTTSVRVDGDTALVGYTYQWHLPKGRVWSYDGELQMGRADGNWGVRWTSTDIHPGLGDTQTMELRSTSPPRARVNERSGSDVLVPGVVHRVKVNAEESGNIVSSATGLASILAPFDSNISAQSIVESATSTKGDYPVALLRAEDYEPVAASLAALPGVTVSGESDLLTTDPTFAPDLISQVKKTVIDEVDGKAGWSVVTVNRNGVDVDVLTDTASQPAPSVSISLDRNIQVAAQNAVNARIEQAMMVVIQPSTGAILAVAQNKEADRDGPVASAGLYPPGSTFKIITAGAAISSGLATPDTTVPCPGRIEIGERSIPNYNEFSLGNVSMGTAFTRSCNTSFAKLASEMEPDALTVAASQFGVGPDYDVVGLPTDSGSVPPAEELVQRTEDGFGQGKVVVSTFGMALAAATVAHGSTPEPNLIVGRQTRIEGDHPPISPLMVDGLRGMMRSVVTSGTAERIADQGEVYGKTGEAEVEGGSHAWFVGYRGDLAFATLVVRGGSSDNAVAVTREMFEQLPLDY, from the coding sequence ATGAGGTTCTCGGATATGCGGTGCGTTCGACGGCCCGCGGTGGCAGCGCTGGTGTGTGTTTTCGTCGTCGGCACCGCCGTCGCGTGTACCCCCGCGCCGGATGGTCCCGAACCTGCAGCTCAGGAATTTCTCTCGGCCTTCGCCTCGAACGACATCGAGGCGGCCTCGGCGAAGACCGACATTCCCGAATCGGCGGCAGCAGCGCTGGCCGATACCTGGCAGAACCTGCAAGCGGAATCCATGGAAGCCCGAACAACGTCGGTGCGCGTCGATGGTGACACTGCGCTGGTCGGCTACACCTACCAATGGCACCTTCCCAAGGGCCGAGTCTGGTCCTACGACGGAGAACTGCAAATGGGCCGTGCCGACGGCAACTGGGGAGTGCGGTGGACGTCGACCGATATTCACCCTGGTCTCGGTGACACACAGACCATGGAATTGCGCTCGACGTCGCCGCCGCGGGCACGCGTCAACGAGCGGTCGGGGTCGGACGTCCTGGTGCCCGGTGTGGTGCACCGCGTCAAGGTGAACGCTGAAGAATCCGGCAACATCGTCTCGTCTGCGACCGGACTGGCATCCATTCTCGCGCCGTTCGATTCGAATATCTCGGCGCAAAGCATCGTCGAGTCGGCGACATCGACCAAGGGTGACTATCCAGTTGCCCTGCTCCGCGCCGAGGACTATGAGCCCGTCGCGGCGTCGCTTGCCGCACTGCCGGGCGTAACGGTGTCCGGCGAGTCCGATCTGCTCACGACCGATCCGACGTTCGCCCCCGATTTGATTTCTCAGGTGAAGAAAACCGTCATCGACGAGGTCGACGGTAAAGCCGGGTGGAGCGTGGTCACGGTGAACCGGAACGGGGTCGACGTCGACGTACTGACCGACACTGCATCGCAGCCTGCGCCCTCGGTGTCCATCAGCCTCGATCGCAACATTCAGGTGGCAGCGCAGAATGCGGTGAACGCGCGGATCGAACAAGCCATGATGGTGGTGATTCAGCCGTCCACGGGAGCGATTCTCGCAGTTGCCCAGAACAAGGAAGCCGATCGCGACGGTCCTGTTGCATCCGCCGGGCTGTACCCGCCCGGGTCTACCTTCAAGATCATCACGGCCGGCGCAGCCATATCGTCGGGACTCGCGACGCCGGATACGACGGTGCCATGCCCGGGGCGCATCGAGATCGGTGAACGCAGCATCCCGAACTACAACGAATTCTCGCTCGGGAACGTATCGATGGGAACCGCGTTCACTCGCTCCTGCAATACGTCTTTCGCCAAGCTCGCCAGCGAAATGGAACCTGACGCGCTCACCGTGGCAGCCTCACAGTTCGGAGTCGGTCCGGACTACGACGTCGTGGGATTGCCCACCGATTCCGGGTCGGTACCACCGGCCGAGGAATTGGTCCAGCGCACCGAGGATGGTTTCGGTCAAGGCAAGGTCGTGGTCTCGACGTTCGGAATGGCGCTTGCGGCTGCCACCGTGGCACACGGATCGACGCCGGAACCGAATCTGATCGTGGGACGGCAAACTCGGATCGAGGGCGACCATCCACCGATCTCGCCGCTGATGGTCGACGGGCTTCGAGGGATGATGCGCTCGGTCGTCACCAGTGGGACCGCCGAGCGGATCGCCGATCAGGGCGAGGTGTACGGCAAGACGGGGGAGGCCGAGGTCGAGGGCGGTTCGCACGCGTGGTTCGTCGGCTACCGCGGCGACCTGGCATTCGCGACGCTCGTCGTTCGTGGCGGAAGCTCCGACAACGCGGTGGCGGTCACCAGGGAAATGTTCGAGCAGTTGCCCCTTGATTACTAG
- a CDS encoding GNAT family N-acetyltransferase, whose amino-acid sequence MLKLLGAKPLSGKDTAHVLRVLDADPVASCMIAARVQDSGLDPRSFHGEMWSRGGPEESLCFYGANLVPLLGSVDDLRSFADRACRGPRMCSSLVGRAELTLPLWEMLEPDWGAPRELRSEQPLLATSTYSIFPADPLVRLVHADELDVYLSAAVAMFIEEVGVDPQANDGGRGYRRRIASLIAAGRAWARFEDGQVIYKAEVGSQSASVGQIQGVWVHPLYRGQGLGSAGTATVVDSVVRSGRIASLYVNSFNWPARRAYSRIGLEQVATFTTVLLD is encoded by the coding sequence GTGCTCAAGCTCTTGGGTGCGAAGCCGCTGAGCGGGAAGGACACGGCACATGTTCTCCGTGTCCTCGATGCCGACCCGGTTGCCTCGTGCATGATCGCGGCTCGAGTGCAGGATTCGGGGCTCGACCCGCGGTCGTTCCACGGCGAGATGTGGAGCCGAGGGGGCCCGGAAGAATCCTTGTGCTTCTACGGTGCCAACCTCGTTCCGCTCCTGGGTTCGGTCGATGATCTCCGCTCGTTCGCCGACCGCGCTTGTCGTGGTCCGCGGATGTGTTCTTCGCTTGTCGGCCGCGCCGAACTGACGTTGCCGTTGTGGGAGATGCTCGAACCCGATTGGGGTGCGCCGCGCGAGCTTCGTAGCGAGCAACCACTGTTGGCGACATCGACGTATTCGATATTTCCTGCCGACCCTCTGGTCAGACTCGTGCACGCCGACGAGCTCGACGTCTACCTCAGTGCCGCCGTAGCCATGTTCATCGAGGAAGTCGGTGTCGATCCACAGGCAAACGACGGTGGTAGGGGTTACCGCCGTCGGATCGCCAGTCTCATTGCCGCTGGCCGAGCTTGGGCGCGATTCGAGGACGGACAAGTCATCTACAAGGCCGAAGTCGGATCGCAGTCCGCATCGGTCGGCCAGATTCAAGGTGTGTGGGTTCACCCGCTCTACCGTGGGCAGGGTCTCGGATCGGCGGGTACAGCTACCGTCGTCGACTCGGTGGTGCGCAGCGGTCGCATCGCCAGCCTGTATGTCAACAGCTTCAATTGGCCCGCGCGCCGCGCGTACAGCCGTATCGGCCTCGAGCAGGTCGCCACGTTCACCACAGTCCTTCTGGACTAG
- the ispG gene encoding flavodoxin-dependent (E)-4-hydroxy-3-methylbut-2-enyl-diphosphate synthase, translating to MPAPPVPVLAPRRKTRQLQVGTVGVGSEHPISVQSMTTTKTHDINATLQQIAELTASGCDIVRVACPTQEDADALSIIARKSQIPVIADIHFQPKYIFAAIDAGCAAVRVNPGNIKEFDGRVKEVAKAAREANIPIRIGVNAGSLDKRMMDKYGKATPEALVESALWEAGLFEEHGFGDIKISVKHNDPVVMVAAYEQLAAQCDYPLHLGVTEAGPAFQGTIKSAVAFGALLSRGIGDTIRVSLSAPPAEEIKVGNKILQSLNLRPRKLEIVSCPSCGRAQVDVYKLADEVTAGLDGMEIPLRVAVMGCVVNGPGEARDADIGVASGNGKGQIFVKGKVIKTVPEAQIVETLIEEAMRIAEEFGDDTDAEAGAPVVTVS from the coding sequence ATGCCGGCGCCGCCGGTTCCCGTACTCGCTCCTCGACGTAAGACTCGTCAACTGCAGGTCGGCACCGTCGGTGTCGGCAGCGAACACCCGATCTCGGTGCAGTCGATGACCACCACCAAGACCCACGACATCAACGCCACCCTGCAGCAGATTGCAGAGCTGACAGCGTCGGGATGCGACATCGTTCGAGTGGCGTGCCCCACACAAGAGGACGCCGACGCGCTGTCCATCATCGCCAGGAAGAGCCAGATACCGGTCATTGCCGATATCCACTTCCAGCCCAAGTACATCTTCGCGGCAATCGATGCCGGGTGCGCGGCCGTTCGAGTGAATCCTGGCAACATCAAGGAATTCGACGGGCGTGTCAAAGAGGTCGCGAAGGCGGCCCGCGAGGCCAACATCCCCATCCGGATCGGCGTCAATGCTGGATCGCTCGACAAACGGATGATGGACAAATACGGCAAGGCCACACCCGAAGCTCTCGTGGAATCGGCGCTGTGGGAAGCCGGACTGTTCGAGGAGCACGGCTTCGGAGACATCAAGATCTCGGTCAAGCACAACGATCCCGTCGTCATGGTCGCTGCCTACGAACAACTTGCTGCGCAGTGCGACTATCCGCTGCACCTGGGAGTCACCGAGGCCGGACCCGCATTCCAGGGCACCATCAAGTCAGCGGTGGCGTTCGGGGCGTTGCTCTCTCGTGGGATCGGCGACACGATTCGAGTGTCGCTCTCCGCCCCACCGGCCGAGGAAATCAAGGTCGGAAACAAGATTCTTCAATCGCTCAACCTTCGCCCACGCAAGCTGGAGATTGTCTCCTGCCCGTCGTGCGGCCGCGCTCAGGTAGACGTGTACAAGCTCGCCGACGAGGTCACCGCCGGGCTCGACGGCATGGAGATTCCACTTCGGGTTGCAGTCATGGGGTGCGTGGTGAACGGACCCGGTGAAGCTCGGGATGCAGATATCGGTGTGGCGTCCGGCAACGGCAAAGGGCAGATCTTCGTCAAGGGCAAGGTCATCAAAACGGTCCCCGAAGCACAGATCGTCGAGACCTTGATCGAGGAAGCAATGCGAATAGCCGAGGAATTCGGCGATGATACGGACGCGGAGGCCGGTGCTCCGGTCGTGACCGTCAGCTGA